Proteins from a single region of Styela clava chromosome 1, kaStyClav1.hap1.2, whole genome shotgun sequence:
- the LOC120334783 gene encoding uncharacterized protein LOC120334783, producing MGPGIPSIPFVFDFRDKTRHIEVKYDDNTLEVKHEDFIKCREWKLKTNSDSKFMMGCITGGVAVAAIGVTSLLLKKTISLRALPFAHKCAIYEVVIPIDGEIEFEQFVNSGELTSKLQRKFEKIESHLETMGVTAGYSDYQDKIIKQLGGVKIVSVEICSQEIAEKAFEDMYKKEAFDEQQRKKICTPKNLIIKEGPKSPSTQIFASYDPGEEADGYIVTAHDLGTGKEVIKSTTNRFCVVDGLEAGHSYLLGVKSLHGGLESLELLAKDHVRTAMYDPYPWRYIDDDESKALIGGGTSVAQYSEAGLRKFTDDSALPELWNSSFHVELLKIFGKRFDDAKMKSLLFKCDELGISEARDLKFIESKEVAEEFKGTLKMVELLKLIDYAKDQSSTQESTEEKRVPGIVINVESNHTKPTEITASG from the exons atGGGGCCGGGCATACCGTCCATTCCatttgtatttgattttagAGACAAAACAAGACATATTGAGGTTAAATATGATGATAATACACTAGAAGTGAAGCATGAAGACTTCATTAAATGCAGAGAATggaaattgaaaacaaattcgGATAGTAAATTTATGATGGGATGCATTACTGGTGGTGTAGCTGTTGCAGCGATTGGTGTAACATCCCTGTTATTAAAAAAAACCATCAGTTTGAGAGCATTACCGTTCGCACATAAGTGTGCTATATATGAGGTGGTGATTCCAATTGACGGCGAAATTGAATTTGAGCAGTTTGTCAACAGTGGAGAACTGACTTCAAAGTTGCAaagaaaattcgaaaaaattgagAGTCATCTGGAAACTATGGGAGTTACAGCTGGATATTCAGATTATCAAGACAAGATTATCAAACAACTAGGAGGAGTCAAAATAGTGTCAGTGGAAAT TTGTAGTCAAGAGATTGCAGAAAAAGCATTTGAAGATATGTATAAGAAAGAAGCATTCGACGAgcaacaaagaaaaaaaatttgca CACCAAAAAACCTCATTATCAAGGAAGGGCCCAAATCACCGAGTACTCAGATATTTGCCTCGTATGATCCTGGCGAGGAAGCAGATGGGTACATTGTTACAGCACATGACCTCGGAACTGGGAAAGAAGTCATAAAATCAACAACCAATAGGTTTTGTGTCGTTGATGGCCTTGAAGCTGGCCATTCCTATTTGTTGGGGGTGAAATCTCTTCATGGCGGTCTAGAGAGTTTAGAACTCTTAGCAAAGGATCATGTGCGAACTGCAATGTATG ATCCATATCCTTGGAGGTACATAGATGATGATGAAAGCAAAGCTTTAATCGGTGGTGGAACATCAGTTGCTCAATATTCAGAAGCTGGATTAAGGAAATTTACAGATGATAGTG CTTTGCCCGAACTATGGAATTCTAGCTTTCATGTggaattattgaaaatattcggGAAGAGATTTGATGATGCAAAAATGAAGAGCCTACTTTTCAAGTGTGATGAGCTTGGAATTTCTGAAGCCAGGGATCTCAAGTTCATAGAAAGCAAAGAGGTTGCGGAGGAATTCAAAGGCACGTTGAAAATGGTCGAACTCTTGAAGCTGATTGATTATGCAAAAG atcaGTCATCTACACAGGAATCTACAGAAGAAAAAAGAGTCCCTGGCATTGTAATAAATGTG GAAAGTAATCACACAAAACCGACAGAAATCACTGCAAGTGGCTAA